The uncultured Methanobrevibacter sp. genome segment CAGGTTGGATATCATATTTCTGAGTCATGCATTATTCCACTAGATTTCATTGTCTATGATATTTTTACTAATTTGAGTAAAGATAAAATATTTCCGTTAATACTTAGAAATAGAATAATTTGGACTTTTGGCCATGGCTTAAACAGTGTTAAAAGATTTAGTGGAAGACATGAAACAATTTTGTGGTTTACAAAAGGTGATCAGAAAATTTTTAATTTAGATGCTGTTCGTATTCCTCAAAAATATCCTGGTAAAAAATCTTATCGTGGACCTCATAAAGGAGAGTTCAGTGGAAATCCACTTGGAAAAAATCCATCAGATGTTTGGGATATTCCCAATGTGAAGGCAAATCATATAGAAAAAACTAATCATCCCTGTCAGTATCCGATTGCATTACCACAACGTTTGATCAGAGCACTATCTGATGCTCAAGCAGTAGTTTTGGATCCTTTTATGGGATCAGGAACGACAGGCGCAGCTGCAGTGATAGAAAAAAGAAGATTTTTAGGGGCAGAACTGAATGAACAGTACTACAATATCGCATTTGAACGTGTATCAATGGCCATGGAAGGTACATTAAAAATTCGGGAGGATAAGCCGGCCATTAAGCCAAATTTAAATTCGGCAGTTGCCCAATTACCAAA includes the following:
- a CDS encoding site-specific DNA-methyltransferase gives rise to the protein MKIYKHYNDKFQNVLYCGDCKKFFKEIPDESVDLIITSPPYCMGKAYEDPADDIETFKKQHMEIFPDIYRILKPGGSVCWQVGYHISESCIIPLDFIVYDIFTNLSKDKIFPLILRNRIIWTFGHGLNSVKRFSGRHETILWFTKGDQKIFNLDAVRIPQKYPGKKSYRGPHKGEFSGNPLGKNPSDVWDIPNVKANHIEKTNHPCQYPIALPQRLIRALSDAQAVVLDPFMGSGTTGAAAVIEKRRFLGAELNEQYYNIAFERVSMAMEGTLKIREDKPAIKPNLNSAVAQLPNEFKMAREGK